The sequence AATAAATAACTTGATTAACTCTTTGCTTTGTTCATTTGTATCAGGTGTCATTTTCTCTAAACTTAACAGAATGCGATTATTCTTTTGCGCGATTCTAGCCTCAGTAAATACTTTAAGTCCTAACGCATTGATCACTATGTTATCTATTGTTTGAATTAATAAACTAAACTTTTTATTATCGAGTTGAGCTTTTATTTGTTGCTCTAATTTAGGTAAGTAACGTAATGAGTTGTTGGTGTTGGCATGTAAAGATTTAAACTTTTCGATTTGATATAAGCGCTTTTGATATAAAAAATATAAATTGTCACCTGAAATAGACTCATTGATATTTTGGATGTTATTTGTTTTTAATAATAATTTTAAACTTCCAATTTGTTCAGTTAAGGCTTTTTGTGCATGGGCAAGTTCATCAAAATTTGAATTTAAGTTACTATGGCTTTTCAAAATTAATTGTGAAATATCAGAGTCTTGCTTATTAAGCTCTAGCAATAATAAATTTAAAGCACTTTCTGATTTTAAAGTGGATATCTGTGAATTAAAATTAGCCCAAATAAGCAAACTTAAAAGTAAAAAAATAAAAAATAATGCAATATAGTGATAAATTTGTTTATTCATAAATCGCATCCAAACTCATTAAAAATGCTTCGATATTTTTAACATCTTGATCACTTGGATAAATACCAAGCTGATATTTAAACATTATCTTTATCGCCTTTGTTAATGTTTTAGCCGATGCATCATGAAAGTAAGGCGCTGTTTTACTTACATTTCTAAGGCTTGGAACACGAAAAAAATATTTATCACTTTCATTTTTACTAGTATTAAAATAGCCATAATCTCGTAGTTTTATATTACTTTCATTAAAATAAGGCCGCATAACACCAAATTTTTGCCTCATGTTACCACCTACGTTCATTCCTTGATGACAGCTGCTGCATCCATAGTCTTTAAATAATTGATACCCTTTGATTTCTTCAGTTGTTAGTTGTTGGGTATCACCTTGAAGATATAAATCAAATCTAGAAGGTTTTGATAAACTTAATTCAAATGAGATGATGGCGTCTCGGACCGTTTCTGGAGCAATTTTAAAATATCCTGCTTTGGTAAATAGCAATGGGTAATGTTGCGTATTCGAGAGTCTTTTTATGATAGTTTCCCAAGTATTGTTCATTATTTTTGGGCTGGTAATTAACATATCTAGATGCTTATTTAAGCTACTGAACTTTCCAGTCCAAGTGAAATAATAGTTTAAACCCAAATACTCTAAACTAGGCGTATTCATAGATAATGGTTTGCCATCAGCGCCTAAAGAAAAAGCTTTACCATCTGAATATGCTTTATCTGCATGATGGCAGCTAGCACATGAGAACATTCGGTTTTTTGATAATAAAACGTCATTAAATAACTGCTTGCCTAATTGAATTTTCGATTGATTTTCTTCAGTAATATTTAAAGGCAGTAAAGGCTCTTGAGCATAAGAAAAGGGAGCGAATGAAAAAATTAAAATTGATAAAATTATAAAAAGGACAGTTAAAATACGCATCATTACCTTAATTTTTTATAAATTATATTAGTGAGTATAGGCCAAACAAATCCTTTTATTTTAACCGTAAATATAGAAGACCGGCAAAATTGAAAAAGTAATTCAAAATTATTAAATTTATATTTTGTTACGAATTTATTACCTATTAACAGATGTGATTAATCGTATTTTGGCTTTAAAGTAAACAAAATTCTGTTATAACTAGAATCGATTAAATTTTAAAATCTACTGGAATAAAAATAATGTCAAACTTAAAAACACTTTTTAAAAGTTCAGTTGTTACAGCTGGTATTTTATGTGCCACTATGGTTAATGCTCACAGCGAACATAGTCATGGTGCATCAGCTTTAGATAAAGCAATTTCAGGTGAATATCGCTCAGATAAAAACAAAAGTCGTGATATGTACCGTAATCCAAAAGAAACTTTAGAGTTTTTTGGCTTTAAACCTTCAATGACAGTTGTTGAAGTTGCACCAGGCGGTGCTTGGTATAGTGAAATTCTAGCGCCAGCGTTAAAAGAAAAAGGCCAGTTTTATGGTGCACAATATCCTGATACTGGAGAAGATAACTACTATAGTAAAGCTCGTAAAAGATTAGAAAAAAAATTAACAAGCAATGAAATTTTTAGCAAAATGAAGCTTACTGATTTTACACCTAAAAAACCAAGTGTATTAGCGCCAAAAGGCACTGCAGATTTAGTTTTAACTTTTAGAAATCTACATAATTGGAAAGAAGAAGGTGTTAGCCAGTTATTTAAAGATGCATATGTTGCATTAAAACCGGGAGGTGCACTAGGCGTTGTAGAGCATAGAATGCCTGAATCTCAAGATTGGGAAACAAATAAGAAAAGCGGTTACTTTCCAGCTTCTTTAACAATAAAATTGGCAGAAGAAGCTGGTTTTAAGCTTGCTGCAAGCAGTGAAATTAACGCAAATGCAAAAGATACAGCTGATCACCCTAAAGGTGTTTGGACACTACCACCAGTATTAGCACTTAAAGATAAAGACCGTGCTAAATATATGGCAATAGGTGAAAGTGATCGTATGACTTTAAAGTTTGTTAAAGCGGGCGCTAAACTTTAAATAATTAAATAAATATCTTAAGTTTAAAAACCTTAACTGATTTCAGTTAAGGTTTTTATTTTATAGTCATTTATAACTTATTTAAAAAGCTTTTATACAATGAAATTTCAGGAGCTTTTTATTTGTGAGATAAAGTTAGAGTATTGTTAATACCTTGCGCATAATTTATTTTAAAATTGTAAAGTGATGTTGTAGGTGGACTATATAAAATGTCAGCTGTATCTATAACAAGTGCTAAGTAATGACCTTTAGGTACATCATATGCTGTTGCTACTAGGTCTATATCTACTTTTATTACTTCATTGGGCGTCGCATCTAAAATAGTATAGGGTGCATGCGTAATTAAAGTGCCTATGCCTGCCCAGTTTACATCGTACAAATACGCAACTAACAAAGCTTTATCTGATGATGGCGTAACATTAAGGTGTATCTTGTTTATGCCTCTTAATTCTAATGTTTCATTTAGCCAATCAGATTCCCATCGAATCGCATTGATTGAACTGATCAAACTCATACTGGAAAGAATAGGTAATGATAAATAGTCTTCTGTGATATATGAAAGTAATGGAATACCTGTTGTCGCAAAAGTATCTAATCCTGAATAAACAGTATCGGTTTTTGGCCACCAAGGTGCATAGGGAGTGTTTTTCATATCACCATCGCCATCAAATTCTTTTTCATGAAGGTACAAAACCTTTTGTGAAATCTCAGTGCTTGGCCAAGTGTCAAATTGCTCGTATTGTCCAAATTTCACTTCTATTTCGACAGGCTTTTTATGTGTAATGCCATTTTGTTCACCCTTTAGCCAATGATCAAACCAATCATGGACATTTTTCCAAACATGATGCTGTGCATTACCCATTCCAAGCACTTCTCCCACAGCATGTGTTCCTTGATTTAAATCTAATAATTTAGGCGTTGTTAATGCTTCGTATAAGGTTAATACACTATTGGGCTGAAAAAGGTTATCACCAAAATTGTTAGATAAATAAATTGGTGTACCGCTTTCATTGAGTTCATTTATATAATTTAATGGGGAGCGTAAGTTTGCCCATTGAGTGATCTCACTTATATTTTCTTGTTTCAATAACCCGATGTAATTTTGTGCTATTTCATCACTTGGATCGCCTGTTAAATACCCGAGTCCAGTAAGTAAAGCTCCCCAAATTAATCTAGGCGTTTGTTGCCCGTATAGTGAACCCGTTAAACTTCCCCATGTACTCATAGCGGCGACTGCGCTTACTCGGGAGTCATGTGCTGCACTTAAAAGGCTGATCCCAGAACCGTAAGACACTCCAGCCAAACCAATATTAGTTTCATCAACAGGGTAATTTGTTAATAAAAAATCGATAACTGCAGAAACGTCTTGAAGGTCTTGTTCGCCCGCCGTGGCTATTTTTCCCTGAGAATTACCAAACCCTCTGGTGGAGTAACTTAAAACGACATAGCCTTGCTCAGCAAATTTTGCGGCTTCGGTGAGATATTCATATTCATCGAGCCCCCAACTATTTATAAATATCACCGTAGGGTAGTGTGCTGAGCCACTGGTTGGTACAAATATATTTGCATGTAATTGAATGCCATCATAAGCCGAAATTATAATGTTATCATCTGTCGTATATAAATCAGATTGCTTAAATACAGGTTGCCCAACTAAAGCTTTGAGCAAGTCAATTAATGGGCTTGCATGTATCTGATTTGAGTTAAAAATAAATGCGAGTAGTAAAATAATATAGTGAAGCTGTATTGAAGACCGAGTATTTTTCATAATTGTTCTCTTGTTATTTTTAGATTGAATTATTCGTGTCTCAAATTGTTCAAAAAACCAACTTAGAGTTTTTATTCTAGTAAGTAATTTAGGTGTTGGGTATTTTTTATACTTATATTGAACATTCATGAGGTTTCTATATTGGGTACTTCTTGCTTTTATATAAGATTGATATAGAAAGGTATTTTCTATTTCATATGAATTTGAAATTTGAATAGTTGAAATAAACAAATGAATAAAAATTGACATCGCTGTCATTTGTTATCAGGATGTAAATTCAAGTTAACAAAATAGGTACTAATTGTGTTTAGAATAAAAAAACAAACATTAGTGAGCATGTTGTTTATATTGCCCAGCATTACCACTATTAATGCAGTTAATGCAGATACCAGTCAACAAGTTGCATCAACAAGCTTTGAAGCCTTCAAACCTAATGGAGTTTATTTAGGAGGAGATCAGGTCTTTTATAGTGCATCACTTTTTGAAGCGAGATATTGGACACAAGGTGATACGCCGGATAAAACAAATCAATGGGGACCTTGGAAATTTTTAAGGGAATGTGAAGGTGGTAACACAGGCGAATGCTCAAGTGGTGGTGATACGACTGAACCTGGTAATCCATCTGGTCCACAGCCAAAACCGGGTGGTGGATATACTATGCTTAAAAGTGAAATTTTAGCTCATGAATTAAGTTTAACGGATACACCATTATTTGTTGAAGTTAAAGCGTCAATTGCGACATTAGATAATCAAATAGTGGAAGCTGTAAAACCTGGACGTGTGACTAACCCCGAAAACGTTAAACGTGTAGAGCAAATTATTGATGAAGCATCTTGGGTCAATACATTCCCTGATCGTGATGCGGCTTATACTTATACAAAATTTTTAAAATCTATCGCTAAATTTTCAGGTTTTTGTGCAACTTATGATGATGGGCGAGATTCTGATGCGATTTGTCGTAAGTCTTTAGCGACTATGTTTGCTCACTTTACGCAGGAAACCGGTGGTCACGATCCTAATTCTGCTATTGAAGAATGGCGACAAGGCTTAGTATATGTACGTGAAGCTGGTTGTGGTGAAGATGGACCTAATTGTCCCTATAACGCGGAGTGTTCTCCTGATACTTGGCAAGGTCAAACATGGCAATGTGGTACAAATGCAGATGGCAGTTATAAAAAATACTTTGGTCGTGGTGCTAAACAGTTAAGCTATAACTACAATTATGGGCCATTTTCACAAGCTATGTTTGGGGATACTAAAGTATTATTAGATGATCCTGAGCGCGTAGCTACTAGCTGGTTAAATATCGCATCAGCTGTGTTCTTTTTTGCTTATCCAGCATCTCCAAAACCTAGCATGTTACATGTTATAGATGGTACTTGGCTACCAAATGAACATGATACAGCCAATGGTATAAAGCCTGGATTTGGTGCTACAACTAATGTTATTAATGGTGGTATTGAATGTGGTCATGGTTATGAAAAACCACAGTCAGTTAATCGTATTGCTTATTATAAAGCCCATGCAAATAATCTGAATGTGCCTATTGAAGCCAATGAAGAATTAGGTTGTAAAGATCAAAAGCGTTTTGATAAAAATGGTGCTGGAGCACTTTTAGTTTACTGGGATCAAGATTGGGGTTACTACCCTGAAAACCCAGAGGGCAAATCATTCGCTTGTAAACTAGTTGGTTATCAAACCCGTCACTTTGCATTACAGCAAGGTGATTATCAAAAATGTGTTGAACACTATTTCGATGTTGAAGTTGTAGAATAACAATCTAGTATAAATTTAAGGGCTTTAGTGTTTTCAGCGCTAAAGCCTTTGTTCAGTTTAAGTTAATGTTCACATATTAAGCTAAAAGCGTTGACCTTAATTGATGGCGCTAATAATGATAAAACCTATCTTACGATTTCTTACACTTTCAATACAATTGCTCACTTTATTCAATTCATTTTTATATAGAATATCAACATCAACACATTTGGTTGATAGTGTTTTTAGATTTTAGAGTAATTGGTATTTCATGTTAAAGCCTATATTTTCAAAATTTGTGTGTATTTTAGTTGTTTTCACTTTGTCTGGTTGCGCGACCATGCAATTTAGAGACTTATTCTCTGGTTATGCACAGCAAATGAAGCCTGTACAGCTACAAGCTATTAATGGTCAGTATGAACAAGCTTTACAACAAGTGCCTGAGCGAGAGATCTCAGATACTAACTATGTCTTAGCTCTATTAGAAAAAGGGCGCTTAAAACATTTATCTGGTGACTATAAAGCAAGTAAATTTTATTTTAGCCAAGCAAATGCTTATATCGATGAACAAAAACTTAAAGCTAAGCTGCAAATGAGTAAAGGTATACAAAATATTGGTGCTGTATTGAGTAATGATAACGCGATTACTTATGTGGTGCCTGATTATGAGCAAAGCATGATGCATAGCTATCAAGCATTGAATTATCTTTATTTAGGCGATTATGAAGCGGCATTGGTTGAAATTAGAAAAGCAAATTTAGTACAAAGAGCTGCTTTAGAAAATAACTTTGATGTCATAAATGATGCAATAGCAAGTTTACAAAATGATGCAAGGCTTGATTGGCAAAGTATCAGTACGACATACCCAGAAATGGAAGATGTGATTGGTGAAGCTAAAAATGGCTTTCAAAATGCCTACACATTTTATATGTCAGCGGTACTTTATGAAGCTTCAGGGGAGTTAAACGATGCCTATATTGATTATAAAAAAGCATTAGAAATATACCCAGATAATCAATATTTACAAAATGACGTATTAAAACTCGCCACACAATTAGGCATGACAGATGACTTAGCAAAGTTTGAAAAACGCTTTGGCAAATACCAGAAAAATAAGCAAAAAAATACAGGTCAAGTAGTTGTTATTTATGATCAAGGTTTGGTTGAAGAGCGAGATGAAATGCGTTTACGCTTACCTGTTTATACTAGTGATGATGAAATGCGTTTTTATAGTGTTTCGCTACCTGTTTATCATAAATCTGAACAGTATTTTCCGAATGCGCAATTAAGTATAAATGATGAAGTACTCACTTTTGATCAAATTGTAAAAGTTGAAGCACTTGCTGCGCAAACTTTAAAATCACAATTACCGAGTTTAATTACCCGTCAGGTTATTAGACTTATCGCAAAAGAAAAAATGCGTAAAAAAATGAGTAAAGAAGGTGGAGATGTTGGTAATATTTTGGCCAATATTTATAACTTGTCGTCAGAGCGAG is a genomic window of Pseudoalteromonas sp. '520P1 No. 423' containing:
- a CDS encoding cytochrome-c peroxidase; amino-acid sequence: MRILTVLFIILSILIFSFAPFSYAQEPLLPLNITEENQSKIQLGKQLFNDVLLSKNRMFSCASCHHADKAYSDGKAFSLGADGKPLSMNTPSLEYLGLNYYFTWTGKFSSLNKHLDMLITSPKIMNNTWETIIKRLSNTQHYPLLFTKAGYFKIAPETVRDAIISFELSLSKPSRFDLYLQGDTQQLTTEEIKGYQLFKDYGCSSCHQGMNVGGNMRQKFGVMRPYFNESNIKLRDYGYFNTSKNESDKYFFRVPSLRNVSKTAPYFHDASAKTLTKAIKIMFKYQLGIYPSDQDVKNIEAFLMSLDAIYE
- a CDS encoding class I SAM-dependent methyltransferase, which encodes MSNLKTLFKSSVVTAGILCATMVNAHSEHSHGASALDKAISGEYRSDKNKSRDMYRNPKETLEFFGFKPSMTVVEVAPGGAWYSEILAPALKEKGQFYGAQYPDTGEDNYYSKARKRLEKKLTSNEIFSKMKLTDFTPKKPSVLAPKGTADLVLTFRNLHNWKEEGVSQLFKDAYVALKPGGALGVVEHRMPESQDWETNKKSGYFPASLTIKLAEEAGFKLAASSEINANAKDTADHPKGVWTLPPVLALKDKDRAKYMAIGESDRMTLKFVKAGAKL
- a CDS encoding CocE/NonD family hydrolase — its product is MKNTRSSIQLHYIILLLAFIFNSNQIHASPLIDLLKALVGQPVFKQSDLYTTDDNIIISAYDGIQLHANIFVPTSGSAHYPTVIFINSWGLDEYEYLTEAAKFAEQGYVVLSYSTRGFGNSQGKIATAGEQDLQDVSAVIDFLLTNYPVDETNIGLAGVSYGSGISLLSAAHDSRVSAVAAMSTWGSLTGSLYGQQTPRLIWGALLTGLGYLTGDPSDEIAQNYIGLLKQENISEITQWANLRSPLNYINELNESGTPIYLSNNFGDNLFQPNSVLTLYEALTTPKLLDLNQGTHAVGEVLGMGNAQHHVWKNVHDWFDHWLKGEQNGITHKKPVEIEVKFGQYEQFDTWPSTEISQKVLYLHEKEFDGDGDMKNTPYAPWWPKTDTVYSGLDTFATTGIPLLSYITEDYLSLPILSSMSLISSINAIRWESDWLNETLELRGINKIHLNVTPSSDKALLVAYLYDVNWAGIGTLITHAPYTILDATPNEVIKVDIDLVATAYDVPKGHYLALVIDTADILYSPPTTSLYNFKINYAQGINNTLTLSHK
- a CDS encoding glycoside hydrolase family 19 protein is translated as MFRIKKQTLVSMLFILPSITTINAVNADTSQQVASTSFEAFKPNGVYLGGDQVFYSASLFEARYWTQGDTPDKTNQWGPWKFLRECEGGNTGECSSGGDTTEPGNPSGPQPKPGGGYTMLKSEILAHELSLTDTPLFVEVKASIATLDNQIVEAVKPGRVTNPENVKRVEQIIDEASWVNTFPDRDAAYTYTKFLKSIAKFSGFCATYDDGRDSDAICRKSLATMFAHFTQETGGHDPNSAIEEWRQGLVYVREAGCGEDGPNCPYNAECSPDTWQGQTWQCGTNADGSYKKYFGRGAKQLSYNYNYGPFSQAMFGDTKVLLDDPERVATSWLNIASAVFFFAYPASPKPSMLHVIDGTWLPNEHDTANGIKPGFGATTNVINGGIECGHGYEKPQSVNRIAYYKAHANNLNVPIEANEELGCKDQKRFDKNGAGALLVYWDQDWGYYPENPEGKSFACKLVGYQTRHFALQQGDYQKCVEHYFDVEVVE
- a CDS encoding COG3014 family protein, whose amino-acid sequence is MLKPIFSKFVCILVVFTLSGCATMQFRDLFSGYAQQMKPVQLQAINGQYEQALQQVPEREISDTNYVLALLEKGRLKHLSGDYKASKFYFSQANAYIDEQKLKAKLQMSKGIQNIGAVLSNDNAITYVVPDYEQSMMHSYQALNYLYLGDYEAALVEIRKANLVQRAALENNFDVINDAIASLQNDARLDWQSISTTYPEMEDVIGEAKNGFQNAYTFYMSAVLYEASGELNDAYIDYKKALEIYPDNQYLQNDVLKLATQLGMTDDLAKFEKRFGKYQKNKQKNTGQVVVIYDQGLVEERDEMRLRLPVYTSDDEMRFYSVSLPVYHKSEQYFPNAQLSINDEVLTFDQIVKVEALAAQTLKSQLPSLITRQVIRLIAKEKMRKKMSKEGGDVGNILANIYNLSSERADTRSWLTLPQSSKIMRSDVTEGNHNISIKVGALNKEINFDVKANRITLVNITATGNHIDYKAINL